In the genome of Ancylomarina subtilis, one region contains:
- a CDS encoding TIGR01212 family radical SAM protein (This family includes YhcC from E. coli K-12, an uncharacterized radical SAM protein.), whose amino-acid sequence MQTEIYPWGHNKRYNDFPGFFKRKFSERIQKVTIDAGFTCPNRDGSKGTGGCTYCNNKSFNPAYCTPKESVTEQIEKGILFFASKYKTQKYLAYFQAFSNTYGELELLKSLYEEALSHEKVIGLVIGTRPDCISEPLLDYLETLAKDYYIAVEYGVESANNMALDAINRGHTYEEAEATILATANRGIHIGAHLVNGLPHDTPELMLEHAIRLSNLPIETLKLHQLQILNHTTMAKEYEEDPNRFHLFGMEEYIDFVIDVMERINPDVMLDRFVNQAPPGWLIAPKWGIKNYQFVAKLEKRLVERETWQGRLYKKS is encoded by the coding sequence ATGCAAACAGAGATATACCCTTGGGGACACAATAAGCGTTACAACGATTTTCCTGGTTTTTTCAAAAGAAAGTTTTCTGAACGCATTCAGAAAGTGACTATTGACGCTGGTTTTACTTGTCCCAATAGAGATGGGAGTAAGGGAACAGGAGGGTGTACTTATTGCAACAATAAGAGTTTTAATCCAGCTTATTGTACTCCAAAGGAATCGGTGACAGAGCAGATTGAAAAGGGGATTTTGTTTTTTGCGAGTAAATACAAAACCCAAAAATATTTGGCCTATTTTCAGGCTTTTTCAAATACCTATGGGGAGCTTGAACTTTTAAAAAGTTTGTATGAAGAGGCCCTTTCTCATGAAAAAGTAATTGGGCTGGTGATTGGTACTCGACCAGATTGCATTTCGGAACCTTTACTGGATTATTTGGAGACTTTGGCTAAGGATTATTATATCGCAGTTGAATATGGGGTGGAGTCTGCCAATAACATGGCTTTGGATGCGATTAATCGTGGACACACTTATGAGGAAGCTGAGGCTACAATCCTGGCTACGGCTAATCGGGGCATTCATATTGGTGCACATTTGGTGAATGGTTTACCACATGATACACCTGAGTTGATGTTGGAACATGCCATTCGACTATCGAATTTGCCCATAGAAACTTTAAAGTTGCATCAGTTGCAAATTTTGAATCACACAACAATGGCTAAGGAGTACGAGGAAGATCCCAATCGTTTCCATTTGTTTGGCATGGAAGAGTATATTGACTTTGTGATTGATGTGATGGAGAGGATAAATCCGGATGTGATGTTGGATCGTTTTGTGAATCAGGCACCTCCAGGCTGGCTGATTGCACCCAAGTGGGGGATTAAAAATTACCAGTTTGTGGCAAAACTTGAAAAACGATTGGTCGAAAGAGAGACCTGGCAAGGTCGCTTGTATAAAAAATCCTGA
- a CDS encoding YgiQ family radical SAM protein, with product MKDEISGRYNQWLPTSAKEVKERGWEELDVILFSGDAYVDHPSFGAAVIGRILESAGLKVAIVPQPNWRDDLRDFKKLGQPRLFFGITAGNMDSMVNHYTANRRLRHDDAYTPEGKHGFRPDKPSIVYSQILKKLYPDTPILLGGIEASLRRVTHYDYWLDELRPSILCDSSADLLVYGMGEKPLKEIVRLLKKGVPFETLKNVPQTSFIAKKGEAYPTKKKWETQVLYSHEECLKDKKKFAGNFRHIEMESNSMLAKKLVQGYKDSEVIVNPPYPVMKEKELDAIFDLPYTRMPHPRYQGKTIPAYEMIKFSVNMHRGCFGGCSFCTISAHQGKFIANRSKKSILKEVEYVTKMPDFKGYLSDLGGPSANMYQMKGIFESICQTCRRPSCIHPNVCPNLNTNHQPMLDIYKEVDKIPGVKKSFIGSGVRYDLMLHKTKDEEVNKANKEYAVELIKNHVSGRLKVAPEHTSDEVLDIMRKPSFKLFYKLKEFFDKINKEEGLNQQLIPYFISSHPGSQGVDMADLAVKTKELDFKLEQVQDFTPTPMTVATVIYYSGYHPYTMQKVFTAKSKQEKLSQRKFLFWYKKEYRNAIKTELINMGKKDLLKKLFGTKA from the coding sequence ATGAAAGACGAGATATCAGGAAGATACAATCAATGGTTACCAACTTCGGCAAAAGAAGTGAAAGAAAGAGGCTGGGAAGAGCTGGATGTTATTTTATTTAGTGGTGATGCCTATGTTGATCACCCCTCATTCGGTGCTGCCGTAATTGGTCGAATACTGGAGAGTGCTGGATTAAAAGTAGCCATTGTTCCTCAACCTAACTGGCGTGATGATTTACGCGATTTTAAAAAGTTGGGACAACCTCGTTTGTTTTTTGGTATCACGGCCGGTAATATGGATTCCATGGTGAATCATTACACGGCTAATCGTCGTTTACGCCACGATGATGCCTATACACCTGAAGGAAAGCATGGTTTCCGTCCGGATAAACCCAGTATCGTCTACTCTCAGATTCTGAAAAAGCTGTATCCTGATACGCCTATTCTATTGGGTGGTATTGAGGCATCTTTACGTCGTGTCACACACTACGACTATTGGTTGGATGAACTAAGACCAAGTATTTTATGTGACAGTTCTGCGGATTTATTGGTTTACGGAATGGGTGAAAAACCCTTAAAGGAAATTGTTCGACTACTTAAAAAAGGCGTTCCTTTTGAAACCTTAAAAAATGTTCCTCAAACCTCTTTTATTGCAAAAAAAGGTGAAGCATATCCAACTAAGAAAAAGTGGGAAACGCAAGTCCTGTATTCTCATGAGGAATGCCTAAAAGATAAAAAGAAATTTGCAGGAAACTTCCGCCACATCGAAATGGAGTCGAATTCAATGTTGGCAAAAAAACTGGTTCAAGGCTATAAGGATTCGGAAGTTATTGTCAATCCACCTTATCCGGTAATGAAAGAAAAGGAGCTGGATGCCATATTCGATTTACCTTACACACGGATGCCTCACCCCCGCTATCAAGGGAAAACCATTCCTGCCTACGAGATGATTAAGTTCTCGGTAAATATGCACAGAGGTTGTTTTGGTGGCTGTTCATTCTGTACCATTTCTGCTCATCAAGGGAAATTTATTGCCAATCGTTCGAAAAAATCAATTCTTAAAGAAGTTGAGTATGTAACTAAGATGCCTGATTTCAAAGGCTACCTGTCTGATCTTGGCGGCCCTTCAGCAAATATGTATCAGATGAAAGGTATTTTCGAAAGTATCTGTCAAACTTGTCGACGTCCCTCGTGTATTCACCCCAATGTTTGCCCGAATCTGAATACCAATCACCAACCAATGCTGGATATTTACAAAGAAGTTGATAAAATTCCCGGCGTTAAAAAATCTTTTATTGGTAGTGGTGTGCGTTACGACTTAATGCTTCATAAAACCAAAGACGAAGAGGTAAATAAAGCAAATAAGGAGTATGCAGTTGAATTAATTAAAAATCACGTATCGGGACGATTAAAAGTTGCCCCTGAGCATACTTCCGATGAAGTATTGGATATCATGAGAAAACCTTCATTCAAACTGTTTTACAAGCTGAAAGAGTTTTTCGACAAAATCAATAAAGAAGAAGGTTTAAATCAACAATTAATACCTTATTTCATTTCCAGCCACCCAGGTTCGCAGGGTGTGGATATGGCTGACTTGGCTGTAAAAACGAAAGAATTAGACTTTAAGCTGGAACAAGTTCAGGATTTTACGCCTACGCCTATGACTGTTGCAACCGTCATTTATTACTCAGGCTATCACCCTTACACCATGCAAAAAGTGTTTACGGCTAAAAGTAAGCAGGAAAAGTTATCTCAACGTAAGTTCTTATTCTGGTATAAAAAAGAATATCGAAATGCCATTAAGACTGAATTGATCAATATGGGTAAAAAAGATTTATTGAAGAAACTTTTCGGAACGAAGGCTTAA
- the aroQ gene encoding type II 3-dehydroquinate dehydratase translates to MTILIINGPNLNLLGSREKTIYGAQCFEEYLEELKQIFPDFTLDYFQSNIEGEIINKIHECRLSHEGIVLNAAAYTHTSVAIRDAISAVDIPVIEVHISNVHKREPFRHVSLISVSCVGVIAGFGLDSYRLGIEALTKLNNSK, encoded by the coding sequence ATGACTATTTTAATCATAAACGGACCTAATTTAAACCTATTAGGAAGCAGAGAAAAGACGATTTATGGGGCGCAATGTTTCGAAGAATATCTTGAGGAACTCAAGCAAATATTTCCGGATTTCACCTTAGATTACTTTCAATCAAACATAGAGGGGGAAATTATAAATAAGATACATGAATGCCGATTGTCTCATGAGGGTATTGTCTTAAATGCAGCTGCTTACACGCATACTTCAGTCGCTATACGTGATGCAATTTCGGCTGTTGATATTCCTGTGATTGAAGTTCATATTTCAAATGTTCATAAAAGAGAGCCGTTCAGACATGTTAGTTTAATTAGTGTAAGTTGTGTTGGCGTTATTGCAGGTTTTGGTTTGGATTCGTACCGCCTGGGAATTGAAGCTCTTACAAAATTAAATAATAGCAAATAA
- a CDS encoding Smr/MutS family protein, producing MQINIGDKVRFLSEIGGGRVTRIIDAKTVMVLNEEDDFEIPTLKKDLVVIESQSEGNTSSSHSLSTTQKVSTAKSAPLKVQKEDIYFAFVPRAGYEITSSPLELYLINDTNSILLYNFFNQNGEKFEGITTGNIDPNSKILLTEFDQKDLGNLSAFHFQILYYQSGDFTPKAPINKTVKIQAVKFYKSNSYKLTDYFHEQVILHRLTGEEIEHKLDELSQKDFNKLIREKEGKSKKIESPKLNPKTDILEVDLHINKLIDSVTGFSNADILNFQMEKFHEIMRENEGKKGSKIVFIHGIGNGTLKQKVLSELKRKYRKHSSQDASFKEYGYGATMVTIK from the coding sequence ATGCAAATAAATATTGGAGATAAAGTCAGATTTCTAAGCGAAATTGGAGGGGGAAGAGTGACCCGAATTATAGATGCCAAAACCGTAATGGTTCTTAACGAAGAGGATGATTTTGAAATTCCAACTTTAAAAAAAGATTTAGTTGTTATCGAATCACAGTCAGAAGGGAACACCTCATCTTCGCACAGCCTCTCAACAACACAAAAGGTTAGTACGGCTAAAAGTGCACCGCTTAAAGTTCAAAAGGAAGATATCTATTTTGCCTTTGTACCCCGTGCGGGTTACGAAATCACCTCAAGTCCGCTTGAGCTTTATCTAATAAATGATACCAATTCGATACTTCTTTACAATTTCTTTAATCAGAATGGGGAAAAATTCGAAGGGATCACAACAGGAAATATTGATCCAAACTCAAAAATCTTATTAACCGAATTCGATCAAAAGGATTTAGGAAATTTAAGCGCTTTTCATTTTCAGATCCTATATTATCAATCCGGTGATTTTACCCCCAAAGCACCAATCAATAAAACGGTGAAAATTCAGGCTGTGAAATTTTACAAATCAAATTCGTACAAATTGACGGATTATTTTCACGAACAGGTTATACTTCATCGACTAACCGGTGAAGAAATAGAACACAAACTGGATGAACTCAGTCAAAAAGACTTTAATAAATTAATTCGGGAGAAAGAGGGCAAATCAAAGAAAATTGAAAGTCCTAAACTCAATCCAAAAACCGATATTCTTGAAGTTGATTTGCATATCAACAAACTGATTGACTCGGTGACAGGTTTCTCTAATGCGGATATCTTGAATTTCCAAATGGAAAAATTCCACGAAATCATGCGTGAAAACGAAGGCAAAAAAGGCTCTAAGATTGTCTTCATTCACGGAATTGGGAATGGTACTCTTAAACAAAAAGTGTTATCAGAACTAAAAAGAAAATACCGCAAACACAGTTCACAAGATGCCTCATTCAAGGAATATGGTTATGGAGCAACAATGGTAACAATCAAATAG
- a CDS encoding tetratricopeptide repeat protein, with protein sequence MSIVFMKLKPISFILILVLSLSSCTKMKVDKLNKKGMALFEQKKYKAANQIFSEILSLDNSFLPAYYNRAISYSFSSKNAQAIKDLNHVIKTQGYSEEAILNRGVIYENMGKYKEAINDYDRILEVNPHHSQALHYKGISLYYIGDFDSAITEYDKAIKEGLDVSGVYYNKAVALDCLNKYKEAIANYSKAIKIDQKFKQAIYARGVAYYNIKDLKLAKANLEYAKKLGHPKAEQMLKKIQ encoded by the coding sequence ATGTCTATCGTCTTTATGAAATTAAAACCCATAAGCTTTATTCTAATTCTTGTTTTGAGTCTTTCTTCGTGTACAAAAATGAAAGTCGATAAGCTAAATAAGAAAGGGATGGCCTTATTCGAGCAAAAGAAATACAAGGCAGCCAATCAGATTTTCTCTGAAATATTAAGTTTGGATAACAGCTTTCTTCCAGCCTATTACAATCGGGCAATTTCCTATTCATTTAGTTCGAAGAATGCCCAAGCCATAAAAGACCTCAATCATGTTATTAAGACTCAAGGTTATTCTGAAGAAGCCATCTTAAATCGAGGTGTCATCTATGAAAATATGGGTAAATACAAAGAGGCTATAAACGACTATGATCGAATTCTTGAGGTAAATCCGCATCATTCTCAAGCTCTTCACTACAAAGGCATTTCGTTATATTACATTGGGGATTTTGATTCAGCTATTACCGAATACGATAAAGCCATTAAAGAAGGCCTTGACGTTTCTGGTGTTTATTACAATAAGGCTGTTGCCTTGGATTGTCTGAACAAATACAAAGAAGCCATCGCGAATTACAGCAAGGCTATTAAAATTGACCAGAAATTTAAGCAGGCTATTTATGCAAGAGGTGTGGCTTACTACAATATTAAAGATTTAAAACTGGCTAAAGCAAATTTGGAATATGCGAAAAAATTAGGACACCCTAAAGCAGAACAAATGCTAAAGAAAATTCAGTAA
- a CDS encoding histidinol-phosphatase produces the protein MYFSYHTHTNYCDGKAKAEAFIQRAIELQMKSVGFSSHAPFPVEVSWNMAENQLNNYVSEIRALSEKYQNEIDVYLSLELDYIPGITKPFAQVKETLGLDYTIGSVHLIQSPVDHEFLFLDGPDTNYSHGLECLYQGDIKKMVADYFSQVNEMILVQKPDIIGHIDKIKMNNKGRYFSEDEKWYQDLLKETIAVIKETDCIVEINTRGLYTKKSPAFYPDLNFARACFKNQIPMTISTDAHHPDELLLYFDEASEMLKESGYDSIRIYDKGKWNDVGI, from the coding sequence ATGTATTTTTCATATCATACTCATACAAACTATTGTGATGGGAAGGCTAAAGCAGAGGCTTTTATTCAGCGTGCCATTGAATTACAAATGAAATCTGTTGGTTTTTCTTCACATGCCCCTTTTCCAGTTGAGGTTTCCTGGAATATGGCGGAGAATCAGTTAAACAATTATGTGAGTGAGATCAGGGCTTTGTCAGAAAAATATCAAAATGAGATTGATGTTTATCTTTCATTAGAGTTGGATTATATTCCAGGTATAACCAAGCCTTTTGCCCAGGTAAAAGAGACTTTGGGCCTGGATTATACGATCGGTTCAGTGCATCTGATTCAATCACCTGTTGATCATGAATTTTTATTTTTAGATGGACCGGATACGAATTATTCGCACGGACTGGAATGCTTATATCAGGGGGATATTAAAAAAATGGTTGCAGATTATTTTTCACAAGTCAACGAAATGATCCTTGTTCAGAAGCCTGATATCATAGGGCATATCGATAAGATTAAGATGAACAATAAAGGTCGATACTTTTCTGAAGATGAAAAATGGTATCAGGATTTATTGAAAGAAACGATTGCTGTTATAAAAGAGACGGATTGTATTGTTGAGATTAATACCCGTGGTCTTTACACAAAAAAATCGCCGGCTTTTTATCCTGATTTAAATTTTGCGAGAGCTTGTTTTAAAAACCAAATTCCAATGACGATAAGCACCGATGCACATCATCCCGATGAATTATTGTTGTATTTTGACGAGGCCTCTGAAATGCTGAAAGAATCTGGTTATGATAGCATTCGTATTTATGATAAAGGGAAGTGGAATGATGTGGGTATATAA
- the xerD gene encoding site-specific tyrosine recombinase XerD encodes MNWTTTIENFKTYLTLEKSLSKNSIDAYINDITKLTTFFKEQGRTVSPEQVVLQDLKDFVTWINDAGTSPRTQARVISGIKAYFKYLLLEEVIDRNPTALLEAPKIGRKLPHTLTVEEIDVLVKAVDTNKAEGQRNRAILETLYSCGLRVSELIDLRVSNLHFRMGFIKIHGKGNKERLIPIGKRAKKEIKLYLKNYRGKLNIDKDSEDILFLNRRGRKLSRVMIFTIIKNLSKKVGLTKNVSPHTFRHSFASHLVEGGADLRAVQEMLGHESILTTEIYTHLDRDYLKETIKNCHPRSKD; translated from the coding sequence ATGAATTGGACAACAACAATTGAGAATTTCAAGACTTATCTCACATTGGAAAAGTCTTTGTCTAAGAATTCTATTGATGCTTACATCAATGACATCACTAAACTAACAACTTTTTTCAAAGAGCAAGGCAGAACTGTCTCTCCAGAACAAGTTGTTTTGCAAGACCTTAAGGATTTCGTAACCTGGATTAATGATGCAGGAACAAGTCCTCGTACTCAAGCTCGAGTAATTTCGGGTATTAAAGCTTACTTCAAATATTTATTACTTGAAGAGGTTATTGACAGAAACCCAACCGCTTTGTTGGAAGCTCCAAAAATCGGACGTAAACTTCCTCACACTTTAACCGTGGAAGAAATTGACGTGTTGGTTAAGGCAGTTGACACAAACAAAGCTGAAGGACAAAGAAACAGAGCAATTCTTGAAACGCTTTATTCTTGTGGATTACGTGTTTCTGAATTGATCGATCTTAGAGTTTCGAATTTACATTTCAGAATGGGTTTCATTAAAATTCATGGTAAAGGAAACAAAGAGCGTTTAATTCCAATTGGAAAGAGAGCTAAAAAAGAAATCAAACTTTATCTTAAAAACTACAGAGGTAAATTAAACATCGATAAGGATAGCGAGGATATTTTATTCCTAAACCGAAGAGGTCGCAAACTTTCTCGTGTGATGATTTTCACTATCATTAAGAACCTTTCGAAAAAAGTTGGTTTAACTAAGAATGTTTCTCCTCATACTTTCCGTCACTCATTTGCTTCACATCTTGTAGAAGGTGGTGCTGACTTAAGAGCTGTTCAGGAAATGTTAGGACATGAGTCTATTTTGACAACTGAAATCTATACCCATCTAGATAGAGATTATCTAAAAGAGACAATTAAAAATTGTCATCCAAGATCTAAAGATTAA
- a CDS encoding S-adenosylmethionine:tRNA ribosyltransferase-isomerase gives MLRNIIGEMEVRTEDTIMNPQCIQISDFTYDLPDEKIAKYPLGNREESKLLVYRNGEIQERGFRNLPEEITEGTTMVFNNTKVIQARLIFYKETGARIEIFCLEPLNPADYNLAFQAKGVCTWKCIIGNLRKWKSGVLKMSFIFEGKEEYLCAEHIENLDGAHEIKFTWDNQELSFSEVLELTGKIPIPPYLNRDTENTDLVRYQTVYSKHEGSVAAPTAGLHFTDSVFNRLHENGVKRAELTLHVGAGTFKPVKAEQIGDHEMHTEHIQVNKDSLQQIIDAENGIVAVGTTSVRTLESLYWLGVKLLTGKENPYLLEQWDAYNLDGTYSRVDAYQAIIDFMKKENLSLFNAATQIIIAPGYEFKIISGLVTNFHQPQSTLLLLISALVGERWRDIYDYALNNKFRFLSYGDSSLLMKS, from the coding sequence ATGTTGAGAAATATAATAGGAGAGATGGAAGTTAGAACCGAAGATACAATAATGAATCCACAGTGCATTCAAATATCAGATTTCACATACGATTTACCGGATGAGAAAATTGCAAAATACCCTCTAGGTAATCGCGAAGAATCAAAGTTGTTGGTATACAGGAATGGTGAAATTCAGGAGCGAGGATTTCGAAATTTACCTGAAGAAATTACTGAAGGGACAACAATGGTCTTTAATAACACCAAGGTTATCCAAGCCCGTTTGATTTTTTATAAGGAAACCGGTGCTCGTATTGAGATATTTTGTTTGGAACCACTTAATCCTGCTGATTACAATTTGGCATTTCAAGCTAAAGGGGTTTGTACATGGAAGTGTATTATCGGGAATCTGCGCAAGTGGAAATCGGGAGTTTTAAAAATGAGCTTTATTTTTGAAGGTAAGGAAGAGTACCTGTGTGCCGAACATATAGAGAACCTGGACGGGGCTCATGAAATAAAATTCACCTGGGATAATCAGGAGTTAAGCTTTAGTGAAGTTCTTGAACTAACGGGCAAAATTCCAATTCCACCTTATTTAAATAGAGATACTGAAAATACGGACTTAGTTCGTTATCAAACGGTTTATTCAAAACACGAGGGATCAGTTGCTGCCCCTACCGCTGGTTTACATTTTACTGATTCTGTATTTAATCGCCTGCATGAAAATGGGGTGAAAAGAGCTGAATTAACCCTTCATGTTGGAGCGGGAACATTTAAACCGGTTAAGGCTGAACAGATTGGAGATCATGAAATGCATACCGAGCATATTCAAGTGAATAAGGATAGTCTGCAACAAATAATTGATGCCGAAAATGGTATTGTAGCGGTCGGAACAACATCGGTTCGAACGCTTGAAAGTTTATATTGGCTTGGAGTTAAGTTGTTGACAGGTAAAGAAAATCCTTATTTATTGGAGCAATGGGATGCCTACAATCTTGATGGGACCTATTCACGTGTTGATGCTTATCAGGCAATTATTGATTTTATGAAAAAGGAAAATCTGTCCTTGTTTAATGCCGCAACGCAAATTATAATTGCTCCTGGGTATGAGTTTAAGATTATATCAGGGCTGGTGACTAATTTTCATCAACCTCAGAGTACTTTGTTGTTATTAATTTCGGCCTTAGTGGGTGAAAGATGGCGTGATATTTATGATTATGCATTGAATAATAAATTCCGCTTTTTGAGCTATGGCGATAGTTCTTTATTGATGAAGTCCTAA
- a CDS encoding lysophospholipid acyltransferase family protein, with protein MKLVDPKDLLKASESLNWFGGESFAKLLMYILRLNKLNDLYSANCEKTGVEFIDGLIDDLGIKFEFDEEELKRIPLDGSFISISNHPFGGIDGILLIKLLSDIRPDFKVMANFLLQKIEPLKNCFLGVNPFEDRKGVASSMGGIKEGLRHMSDGAPLGIFPAGEVSAYQSESKNITDKQWQPSILKFIKKAEVPVIPIHFQGSNSLIFYLMGMIHPVLRTVKLPSELLNKKNKTIRIRIGNPISVKDQKGFTDINQYGRFLRAKTYMLGSAVEVKKFYENKSASKKKKAEDVIPAVDTELISKEVANLSDHLLFKSRNFSVYCAPSDDIPNVLNEIGRLREITFREVGEGTNQSIDVDEYDLYYHQLFIWDEENHKIVGAYRVGKGKEILEKYGLKGFYLQSLFKMKKAFQPVLSESIELGRSFIVKEYQRKPMPLFLLWKGIMYFLLKNPECRYLIGPVSISNEYSNTSKDLIIKFIMRNYFDYEMGQFIKSRNKFKVKVKGLDMDILLEAAKSDINKLDKLIGDFEVSNDKLPVLLKKYISLNAKIVGFNIDPNFNDCLDGLIVVDLFDVPVNMIESLTKEINNDEVSTRFTTREKKK; from the coding sequence ATGAAATTGGTTGATCCCAAGGATTTGTTAAAAGCTAGTGAGAGTTTAAATTGGTTTGGAGGAGAGAGTTTTGCCAAGCTGTTAATGTATATTTTGCGGTTAAATAAATTGAACGATCTGTATTCTGCAAATTGCGAAAAAACGGGTGTCGAATTTATTGATGGTTTAATTGATGACCTGGGAATCAAGTTTGAATTTGATGAGGAAGAGTTGAAGCGTATTCCTTTAGATGGAAGTTTTATCAGTATTTCCAATCACCCTTTTGGGGGGATCGATGGAATTTTATTAATAAAACTTCTTAGCGATATCCGTCCGGATTTTAAGGTAATGGCAAATTTCCTTCTTCAAAAGATTGAGCCGTTAAAGAATTGTTTTCTTGGTGTCAATCCATTTGAAGATAGAAAAGGTGTTGCTTCAAGTATGGGGGGAATAAAAGAAGGTTTACGTCATATGAGTGATGGGGCTCCTTTGGGGATTTTTCCTGCCGGGGAAGTGTCTGCTTATCAGTCAGAATCGAAAAATATTACCGATAAGCAATGGCAACCGTCAATTTTGAAATTTATTAAGAAAGCTGAAGTACCTGTGATTCCAATTCACTTTCAGGGAAGTAATAGTTTGATCTTTTACCTGATGGGTATGATTCATCCTGTTTTGAGAACAGTGAAATTACCATCTGAATTATTGAATAAAAAGAACAAAACCATTCGTATTCGCATTGGAAATCCAATTTCGGTTAAAGATCAAAAAGGATTTACTGATATCAATCAGTACGGTCGTTTTTTAAGAGCGAAGACCTATATGTTGGGTAGTGCTGTTGAGGTGAAAAAGTTTTATGAGAATAAGTCAGCGTCTAAAAAGAAAAAGGCTGAAGATGTTATTCCAGCAGTTGATACTGAGTTAATCAGTAAGGAAGTTGCGAACTTATCTGATCATCTTCTGTTTAAATCCAGAAACTTTTCAGTTTACTGTGCGCCTTCTGATGATATTCCTAATGTTTTAAATGAAATTGGTCGTTTAAGAGAAATTACTTTCCGCGAAGTTGGTGAAGGCACCAATCAAAGCATTGATGTGGATGAGTATGATTTGTATTACCATCAACTCTTTATTTGGGATGAGGAAAATCATAAAATTGTAGGTGCTTATCGGGTAGGAAAGGGTAAGGAAATTCTTGAGAAATATGGATTGAAAGGTTTTTATCTTCAATCTTTATTTAAGATGAAGAAAGCGTTTCAGCCAGTTTTAAGCGAATCGATTGAACTTGGACGATCTTTCATTGTTAAAGAATATCAGAGAAAACCGATGCCACTTTTTCTGTTGTGGAAGGGGATTATGTACTTTTTACTTAAGAACCCTGAGTGCCGTTATTTAATTGGTCCTGTGAGTATCAGCAATGAATACTCCAATACATCAAAAGATCTGATTATTAAATTTATCATGCGTAACTATTTCGATTATGAAATGGGACAGTTTATAAAGTCGCGCAATAAATTTAAAGTTAAGGTAAAAGGTCTCGATATGGATATCTTACTTGAGGCTGCAAAGAGCGATATCAATAAGCTTGATAAACTAATTGGCGATTTTGAAGTTTCAAACGATAAACTACCTGTTTTGCTTAAGAAGTATATTTCCTTAAATGCAAAGATTGTTGGTTTTAATATTGACCCTAATTTTAACGACTGTTTAGATGGTTTAATTGTTGTTGATTTGTTTGATGTTCCTGTAAATATGATTGAATCATTGACGAAGGAAATTAACAACGATGAAGTATCTACTCGTTTTACGACTCGTGAAAAGAAAAAGTAA
- a CDS encoding LysE family translocator, with the protein MASIPLGPIGVLIIQKTLQKGRLAGFVSGFGAAAADTLFASIAILGLGFVINFIQAQEFYFRLVGSVFLVFVGLRIFFTNTIKQFRKSQSPGKRGMLGDFLAIFFLTLSNPIAVIFFGAMFAGASVFGGDNSTKVSLFLMLGVLLGGALWWYALSTLVNVFRKKFRLKQMFWINKISGIIIAVLGFVVFLSCFEPIKSFLQ; encoded by the coding sequence ATGGCATCAATACCATTAGGTCCAATTGGTGTTTTAATCATTCAAAAAACACTACAGAAAGGTCGTTTAGCTGGTTTTGTTTCTGGTTTTGGAGCGGCTGCTGCCGATACATTGTTTGCATCAATTGCTATTTTAGGTTTGGGGTTTGTTATTAACTTTATTCAAGCTCAGGAATTTTATTTTCGATTGGTTGGCTCTGTATTTTTGGTTTTTGTAGGCTTACGCATTTTCTTTACCAATACCATCAAACAGTTTCGGAAGTCTCAATCTCCTGGGAAACGTGGGATGTTAGGTGATTTCTTGGCTATCTTTTTTCTGACACTTTCAAATCCAATTGCCGTTATCTTTTTCGGAGCCATGTTTGCTGGTGCGTCTGTTTTTGGAGGCGACAACTCAACTAAGGTTTCTTTGTTTTTGATGTTAGGTGTCTTATTAGGAGGAGCACTTTGGTGGTATGCCCTTTCAACTCTGGTAAATGTTTTTAGAAAAAAATTCAGACTGAAGCAGATGTTTTGGATCAATAAAATTTCAGGTATTATTATTGCCGTTTTGGGTTTTGTAGTTTTCCTTTCTTGCTTCGAACCGATAAAATCATTTTTACAGTAA